From Equus przewalskii isolate Varuska chromosome 17, EquPr2, whole genome shotgun sequence, the proteins below share one genomic window:
- the DCAF17 gene encoding DDB1- and CUL4-associated factor 17 isoform X1: MGPTRKPNVCRRLSHRALGFFSRDAGVVQRTNLGILRALVCQESTKFKNVWTTHSKSPIAYERGRIYFDNYRCCVSSVASEPRKLYEMPKCSKSEKIEDALLWECPVGDMLPNPSDYKSSLIALTAHNWLLRISATTGKVLGKVYLASYCKFRYVSWDTPQEVIAVKSAQNKGSALARQAGIQQPVLLYLAVFRVLPFSLIGVLEINKKIFGNVTDATLSHGILIVMYSSGLVRLYSFQAIAEQFMQQKLDLGCACRWGGTTGTVGEAPFGIPCNIKITDTPPLLFEVSSLENAFQIGGHPWHYIITPNKKKQKGVFHICALKDNSLAKNGIQEMECCSLESDWIYFHPDASGRIIHVGPNQVKVLKLNEVENNSAQHQISEDFVILANREKNKSENLPTVTASGRVVKKKFNLLDDDPEQETFKIVDYEDELDLLSVVAVTQIDAEGKAHLDFHCNEYGTLLKSIPLVESWDVTYSHEVYFDRDLVLHIEQKPSRIFSCYVYQMVCDPGEEEETINRSCEKE; encoded by the exons ATGGGCCCAACCCGGAAGCCCAACGTGTGCCGCCGGCTGAGTCACCGGGCGCTGGGCTTCTTCTCGCGCGACGCAGGCGTGGTGCAGAGGACGAACCTGGGCATCCTGCGGGCGCTGGTGTGCCAG GAAAGTACTAAATTTAAGAACGTTTGGACTACTCATTCCAAGTCACCTATAGCCTATGAGAGAGGAAGAATATATTTTGACAATTATCGGTGCTGTGTCAGCAG tgttgCTTCAGAGCCAAGAAAACTTTATGAAATGCCAAAATGTTcgaaatcagaaaaaatagaggatGCTTTATTATGGGAATGCCCAGTG GGGGACATGCTGCCCAATCCATCAGATTATAAATCCTCTCTCATAGCATTGACTGCTCATAATTGGCTGCTTCGTATATCAGCAACTACAGGAAAAGTGCTTGGGAAGGTTTATCTTGCTTCGTATTGCAAATTCAG atacgTGAGCTGGGACACTCCTCAGGAAGTCATTGCAGTCAAGTCGGCTCAGAACAAAGGCTCAGCGTTGGCCCGGCAG GCAGGCATTCAACAGCCTGTTTTGCTGTACCTTGCAGTGTTCCGTGTTTTACCTTTTTCACTCATAGGGGTTCTGGAGATCAACAAAAAG ATTTTCGGGAATGTAACAGATGCTACCTTGTCTCATGGAATACTGATTGTGATGTACAGCTCTGGATTGGTCAGACTCTATAGCTTCCAAGCCATCGCTGAACAG ttcatGCAACAGAAACTTGACTTAGGGTGTGCATGCAGATGGGGTGGGACTACTGGAACTGTAGGAGAGGCTCCTTTTGGCATTCCTTGTAATATTAAAATCACAG ACACGCCACCACTGCTCTTTGAGGTGTCCTCCCTGGAGAATGCTTTTCAGATTGGAGGCCATCCTTGGCACTACATCATCACACCtaataagaagaaacagaaaggagtATTCCATATTTGTGCCCTAAAAGACAATTCCTTG GCAAAAAATGGGATCCAAGAAATGGAGTGTTGTTCTCTAGAATCTGACTGGATCTATTTTCATCCCGATGCTTCTGGTAGAATAATACATGTTGGCCCAAATCAGGTCAA agttttaaagctaaatgaagtagaaaataataGTGCTCAGCATCAGATCTCTGAAGATTTTGTCATTTTGGCCAACagggagaagaacaaa AGTGAAAACTTACCTACTGTTACAGCCTCTGGAcgggtggtaaaaaaaaaatttaaccttcTGGATGACGACCCAGAACAAGAG ACTTTCAAAATTGTGGATTATGAAGATGAGTTGGATTTGCTTTCTGTGGTAGCTGTTACGCAAATAGATGCTGAAGGAAAAGCTCACCTGGATTTCCACTGTAATGAATATGGGACTTTACTTAAAAGCATTCCTCTAGTGGAGTCATGGGATGTG